DNA from Actinoplanes sp. SE50/110:
GAGCGCAGCCTGCTCGGGGCGAACGCGGGCGTCGGCATCTCGCTGGGCGACGACTGCGTGGTCGAGGCCGGCGTCTACATCACCGCCTCGTCGAAGGTGTCGCTGCCGGACGGCCGTGTGGTGAAGGCCATCGAGCTGTCCGGTGTGAGCAATCTCCTGTTCTGGCGCAACTCGGTCTCCGGCGCCCTGGAGGCCCGCCCGCGCAAGGGCACCGGCATCGAGCTGAACAGCGCTCTGCACGCCAACGATTGAGAGATCAACGGCGCTCATCCGGTACGCAGTGAGCTGACGGCCGCCTCGCGAACGGCGGCCGTCAGCGTGTTCAGCAAAGCCGACTCGATGCGCCAGTACTGCCAGTACAACGGCACATCCAGGAACCTGTCCGGAAACATCTGGACGTATTCTCCGGAGTCCAGCAGGGCCCGGGCGTTCTGCTCCGGCACCGTTCCCCAGCCCAGCCCCAGCCGGATCGCCTCGTTGAAGGCCGCCGCCGCCGGCACGTAGTGGACCACCGGATCGCGCGGCGTCAGCCCGGCCAGTTCCAGGAACCGGTGCTGCAGCCGGTCCTTCCGGTTGTAGATGATCATCGGAGCGGTCGCGAAGTCCACGCCGGGCGCCGCCACCGCGAGATACCGCATCGCGCCGAGCTCCTCGACCCGGCAGCCCTGGACCGCCACGTTCTCCGCGGTGACCGCCGCCATCACCGTCCCGGACCGCAGCAGGTCGGCGGTGTAGTCCTGGTCGTCGGTGTGTATCTCGAAGGTCGCGCCCGGCACCCGGGTGAGCACCGGCATGAACCAGGTGTTCAGCGAGTCGGCGTTCACCACGATCGACACCCGGGTCCCGCCGCGCGCCTGCGCCAGCGCCTCCCGTTCCAGCAGGGCCACCTGTCCGGCGAACCGGACCAGCGCCTGGCCGGCCTCGGTGGCCGTGCACGGTTTGGCCCGTCGCACCAGCACCTGCCCGACGGCCCGTTCGAGTGCCTTGATCCGTTGGCTGACCGCCGATGGGGTGACGTGCAGCACCCGCGCGGCCGCCTCGAACGAGCCCTGCTCCACCACGGCCTGGAAGGTCTGCAGCTGTACCTGGTCCACGATTAAGTATCGCTAATCCATCCTGAAATTCTTTAGCTGGAGTTCAGCCGATCGGGAACCGTAGCGTCGGGATCGTGCTCACCTCCGCCGTGGCCGGCTTTGCCGCTTCCGCCGTGCTGATCATCGCGATCGGCGCCCAGAACGCCTTCGTCCTGCGCCAGGGCCTGCGCCGGGAACACGTCCTGCCGATCGTCCTGACCTGCGCCCTCTCCGACGTCCTGCTGATCTCCGCGGGCATCGCGGGCCTGGGCGCGATCATCGCCGCGCAGCCGCGACTGGTCTCCGCGATCCGCTGGATCGGCGCGATCTTCCTGCTGGCGTACGCGGTTCTCGCCGCCCGCCGGGCGCTGCGCCCCACCGGCAGCCTCGATCCGACCGGCCGCGCCCCCGCCACCCTGCGCGCCACGCTGCTCACCTGTCTGGCCTTCACCTACCTGAACCCGCACGTCTACCTGGACACCGTGCTGCTGCTCGGCTCGGTGGCCCAGCAGCACGCGCACCGCTGGTGGTTCGGGGTGGGCGCCGCGCTGGCCAGCCTGACCTGGTTCACCGCCCTCGGCCTGGGCGCCCGCCGCCTCGCCCCGCTGCTGGCCCGCCCGAACGCCTGGCGGGTCCTGGACGGCGCGATAGCTCTGGTCATGGCGGCCCTCGGCGGCACACTGTTGCTCCAGGCTTGACCCTCGACCTGGTCGAGGCCCCAGGGTCGGCGGGTGTGAGGAGTGCGATGCGGACGATCGGTGCGGCGGCCCGGGCCAGCGGCCTGACGGTCAGCGCCCTGCGGTTCTACGACAGCGCGGGCGTGCTGGTCCCGGCCGTGGTCGACCCGGACACCGGCTACCGGCGGTACTCGGCCGAGCAGATCCGGGCGGCCCGGCTGATCGCCGGGCTGCGCCGGGTCGGGATGCCGGTCGCCGAGATCAGCCGGGCGGTGGCCGACCTCGGGCACCCGGACCGGGTACGTGATCGGCTGGACGCCCACCTGGCCCGCCTGGAGGCCGGCCTGGCCGACGCCCGCACCGAACTCCTCCGCCTGCACACCCTGCTCGACCTGGAGGAGCACCTGATGACCCGCATCACCCTGTCCGCCGCCGACCTGCGGGCCACGCTGGCCGCGGTCCGGTTCGCCACCACCGACCCGATCCCCGGCACCCCGTTCCCCGGGGGAGTCCTGCTGGAGGCGGCCGACGGCACGCTGACCCTGGTCGCCACCGACCGCTACCGGCTCGCGGTCGCCGCGACCCCGGCCGCCGTCGAGGGCTCACCGGCCCGCCACTATCTGCCGCTGGACTTCGTCGACCGGCTGCTGGGGCTCACCACCGGCACCGTCACCCTCGACGTCGACGACGACTCGCTGCGGGCCACGGCCGGCGATCTCGACCTGCGGGCCGCCCCGGTGGCGGCCGACTTCCCGGATTACCGCCGGCTCGTTCCCGGGCCCGGTCGCCGGATCGGCGTCGACCCCGCCGAGCTGCGCGAGCTGCTGGCCGACGCGCCGGAGGTGCACCGGGAGCACGACGGCGCCACCTACCCGGTGACGATCCTGGCCGAGGACCCGGACGGTGGCCTGCGTCTGGCCGCCGAGTCGGAGTGGTCCACCGACGCCGGGCGGCACGTGGCGGTGAACCGCGAGTTCCTGCTCCAGGCGGCCGACGCGGGCGGCCCCGGCCAGCTGCTGCTGGAGCTGGACGGGCCGGTCCGACCGCTGATCATTCGCAGTGCCGCCGATGAATCCCGTTTCTCCCTGCTCATGCCGGTCCGCGGCTGACTGTCGGCCGCGTTGAGTCGCGGATTGAACACGGTTCAGCCACGACTTCCGTGAACGCTGAGACCATCGCGACTTTGAGCGCACGCTCTGGTTACCGTCGGCGTGTGCGCAGCAGCCCGCCGGATGACGACCTCAACACCGCGGCGGCCGGCTCGTCCCTGACCGGGTGGGAGTTCGCCTGGCTGGACGGGCTGGCCGTCGCGGCCGAGCCGTCCTGGTCGTACGTGGAGATCGCCCGCCCGCTGGTGCGCCCGGCCCGCAGCCTGCTCGACCTGGACACCGGCGGCGGCGAGCTGCTGGCCGAGCTGGCCCCCCTGCCGGCGTGCACGGTGGCGGTGGAGAGCTGGGCCCGCAACACCCCGATCGCCCGGGAGCGGCTCGCCCCGTTCGGCGTCGAGGTCCTCACCGAGCTGCCGGCCGGCGAGGACGAGTTCGACGTGGTGCTCAGCCGCCATGGCCGGCTGCCGGCCGCGGACATCGCCCGCCTGCTCAAGCCGGGCGGTGTGCTGCTCACCCAGCAGGTCGGCAGCGACGACCTGGCCGAGCTGAACGACGCGCTCGGCGCCCCGCCGCCACACCCGCGCCGGTGGGACGCCGAGGTCGCGGCGGCCGCCCTGACCGCGGCCGGGCTGCGGGTCACCGACGTGCGCGAGGAGCATCCGGCACTCGCCTTCCGCGACATCCGGGCGGTGGTCCACCATCTGCGCACCGTCCCGTGGCAGGTGCGCAACTTCAGCCCGCAGCGATACGAGCGCGAGCTCGCCCGCCTGACCGCGGTCATCCGGGCCCGCGGCGAGTTCACCGCGCGGGCGCACCGGTTCCTGCTCCAAGCTCAGCGGCCGACAGAAGCATAGGGCGAAAGCCTCTTTCAGGGGAACGCTCCGGTGATCGGCTTACCCCATTCGGGGCAAACGACCGACATTTCCTTTCCAAAACTTCACGTCTCAACCATCCCGGCAGCCCTCGACGGACCCGTTCCGGCCATGTGAGCCGCATTCGGGGTTGAGCCGGACGCCTCGCTCTGCCACGCCGGATCGACGCAGGTCACACCCGGTCCCGGCGGCAGCCGACGGTTACGGTTCCCGCGGCTTCTGCCGCTTTGTTAATGCTTGCGGGGTACGTCCAATGGACATCCGGGCTGGGCAGATCATCCGTAACAGCCCGGCTGGAATACCTATCGTCGCGCCTGGGCGGGTCAGCCATCTTTGTCGCAGCGCCGGGACGCCGAAAGCGGGCACCGGCCACACCCAGTCAACGATGCGCCCGCCGCTCCCGTCGCTCCGCAACCGCCGGGGACCGCGCGCTCGAACCCCGTTCCAGGAGGAACTTTCCCATGCGCAAGATGACCAAGCGTTCCGCCGTTGTCGCCTCCGCCGTCGCCGTGGCGGTCGTCGGAGCCGGAGCCGCCTGGGCCGCCTGGACCCTGACCGGCACCGGCTCGGCGACGGCCCGCGCCGGCGACGTTCAGACCCTGACCGTTTCCGGGGTGTCGTCCACTCCGCTGGTTCCGGGCGGCAATGCCGACGTCAAATTCCACGTCGTCAATCCGAACGCCTTCCCGGTGTTGATCAACGGCATCCACTTCTCGAACATCACGGCATCTGGCGACTGCAACGCCGGCAGCGTGACCGCGGTCAGCACCGCGCCGCTGCCCACCGCTGCTGGCGCTCTTGAGCTCGCCGCGAAAGATACCGTCGGGGGCGGCGACAAGAAGGACATCACCTACGCCGGGTCGCTGCACATGAGCAACGCCGCGACCGACGACTGCGTAGGCGCGACGTTCACGTTCGACGTGCTCCTGGACGCCAAGAGCAACGCGGCAGCCTGACGTCGGTGGGGCCGCCTGGCAGGCGTCCCCACCCCCTTTCCCGAGACAGGAACGGCACCTTGTTCGGATCATCGCTGCGGGCCAGGCCCGTGATCGTCGTCGCGGTCGTCGCCGGGCTGATCGTCACCGGCGGCGTGGCCTGGGCGCAGTGGCGCCTGTCCGGGTCCGGGAAGGCGAGCGCCACCGCGGGGACGGTCACCAACCTTCAGATGACGGCGCAGCCCCTGCCGAATGCGCCGCTGTACCCCGGGAAGCGGACCGCGCTGTCGGTCACCGTGCACAACGGCAACAGCTTCCCGGTGCTGGTCACCCTCATCCAGGCGGGCTCCGGGCCGGTGACGGCAGACGCCGCGCACCGGACCGCCGGATGCCTCACCACCGGCGTCTCGCTGATCACGCCGGCGCTGGCGGTGTCCTGGCCGATCCCGGCCAGGGCGGACGAGACATTCCGGGTGTCGAACGCGGTCACGATGACCAACGCGTCGGACTCGGCGTGCCGTGGGGCGACGTTCACCATCCCGCTCGCCGCGACCGGACGCAGCAATGCGGCCTGAGCGGATCCGGAGTCTGCCGTTCCGGAACGGCAGACTCCGCAGCGGGCAGTGGTGGGCGGCGGCCGCCGGGGTGGTGTTCGTCTGCGCCGGGGTGGCGGCCGCGGTGCGGGCACCCGAGCCGGAACCGGTCTCCCGGGACACTCCCGTCTTCGGGATCCGGGCCGACTCGGTGAGCGGGCTCTACCCCGGGGCCGTCCGGCGCAGCCGGGTGACCCTGCTCAACCCCTATCCCTATCCGATCGTCGTCCGGTCGGTCGACGCGCAGGTCGCATCGACCTCCCGGCGCCGGTGCCGGGCGTCGGCCCGGAACCTGCGGGTCGAACGGTTCCACGGGCGGCTGCCGGTGACCGTCCCGGCCCGGGGACGAGCCGTCGCCGGAGAATTCGAGGTCCACATGCCCGGAACGGTCGACGACGCCTGCCGGCGGGCGACCTTCCGGCTGACCGTCACCGGCACCGCGAGGACGGTGGGCCGATGAGGCGCCGGACCGCGCTCGCCCTGATGGCGACCATCGTGGGTGGGGCGATCGCGGCCGGTAGTGGGCTGACCGCCTGGGCCACCTGGGCGGTCAGCGCCACGCCGGCCACCGGCACGGTCCGCGCCGAACGGATGCCGGTGGTGCGCAACCTGACCGTCATGTTCACCGGCGGAAAGCTGACCTTCGCCTGGGACCGCACCACCTTCGCCTCCGGGGCAGCGGTCGGCGGCTACCGGGTCTACGCCTCCGGCGGATCCGTCCCGGTCTGCTCGACCACGGCGCTGAGCTGTGGATTCGCCCCGCAGGGCAAGCCGCAGGGCACGTTCGTGGTGCGGGCCTGGGCCGGCGGGTGGGTCGGCGACGACAGTGCGCCCGTCACGTACGTACCGGGCAAGAAGACCGTGACCGGCGCCGCCGGGGTAGCCGCGCAGCCTCCGGTGACCGGCGGGACACCCGGCGCTCCGGCGCCGCAGGCGACGGCCGAAGCGGCCGCGACCACCTCGCCGGCCGCCGCCCCGGTGGCGAAGGCACCGGCGACGGCCCCGGACAGCAGTGCCCCGGTAGCGGCCGGCACGCCCGCGACGGTCGAGTCGGCGGCCTCGCCGCAATAGCGCACCAAGGCTCGACGGACGCGGATTTGAGTGCGCGGGCACACCTCGCTAGGAGTGCATCAGTGCAGCTCATGGGCGTGTCACGCAGCAACATGGACGGTGCGGCAGCGACCCTGGAGAGTGACCGATCCCTCCGCCGGGGTAAACCGGTTGGGTAGATCGTTCCGATTTATGCGCCTAACACGGCGGACGGAAAACCGATCACATCGGACATCTCTATCAGGGAACGTTGTATGAACGCCAGCCCGGCCTTTTCCACCGGCGTCCGAGGAGGAACGAGCCGCATGCCCCGTCCGAGTGATCCGACCGCGGCCGGCGCCTCCGGTGCGTCCTCATGATCCGGCGGGACGTGCTGACGTCGCAGGGGGGCACCCCACCGGAGGGGCGGATCGAACTGTCCGCCGCGGACACCGAGGAACCGACCTGGGAGGTCCGGGCACCGCGGAAACGGCGCTTCGACCGGCGATCCCGGACCATTCTGGGGGTGGCCGCGCTCGCCGCGATCCTCGCCAACGCCGGGGCGGCCTGGGCGTACTGGAAGATCACGCAGCCCCGCCAGGTGGCCGGAGCGGGGCCGGTCGTGGTCGACATGGTGCTGCGCGGGCGCACCGACCTCAACCAGATCCTGCGGCCCGGCACCACCGGGAACCTGATGGTGACCGTCACCAACGACAAGACCGTGCCGATCCGGATCACCTCGATCACGGTCGGCCCGGGCGCCGTGCTCGCCGACCCGGACCACCGTGGGGCCGGCTGCACCGGCGTCGCGGTGCAGGTGAACCAGGCGGCGTTCCGGGTCTCCTGGGAGGTGGCGCGGAACACGATCGGCGCCTTCACCCTCGACGACGCGCTGACCATGCCGCGTGACGTGCCGAAAGCCTGCGCCGGGGCGACGTTCACGGTGCCGCTGCGGGCGAAGGGCGTGCAGCGCTGATCAGGGCGTGTTCCGGGGTGGCGGATCGCCGGCGTCGGCGGGCGTGTTTCGGGGTGGCGGATCGCCGGCGTCGGCGGCGTGTTTCGGGGTGGCGGATCGCCGGCGTCGGCGGGCGTGTTTCGGGGTGGCGGATCCCGGTCATTCATTCGGGCATGACCAGGATTTCGGTAGTGACCGGCGCGAGTGGTGGCATCGGGCGGGCGGTCGCCCGGCGGCTGGCGGCCCGGGGTGACACCGTCGCCCTGCTGGCCCGCGGCGAGGAAGGACTCGAAGGGGCGGCCGAGGACGTCCGGCGAGCCGGCGGCAAAGCGCTGACCATCCCCGTGGACGTGGCCGACTACCAGGCCGTCGACGCCGCCGCGGAACGCGTGGAGAAGGAACTCGGGCCGATCGGGCTGTGGGTGAACGACGCGTTCTCCAGCGTGTTCGCGCCGTTCGTCGAAATCGAGATGCCGGAGTTCGTGCGGACCACCGAGGTGAGCTACCTGGGGTACGTGTACGGCACCCGGGCCGCGCTGTCCCGGATGCGCACCCGAGACCAGGGTGTGATCGTGCAGGTCGGGTCGGCGCTGGCCTACCGGGGGATCCCGCTGCAGAGCGCCTACTGCGGCGCCAAGCACGCCATCCAGGGCTTCACCGAGTCGCTGCGGGTCGAACTGCTGCACGAGAAGAGCAACGTGCACGTCACCATGGTGCAGATGCCGGCGGTGAACACGCCGCAGTTCGGCTGGGTGCTGTCCCGGCTGCCGCGCAAGGCACAGCCGGTACCGCCGATCTATCAGCCGGAGGTGGCGGCGCGGGCCGTCGAATACGCGGCCGACCACCCGAAGCGGCGCGAATACTGGGTGGGCGGATCGACCGCGCTGACCCTCGCGGCGAACGCGGTGGCGCCCGGCATCCTCGACCGGTACCTGGCCCGGACCGGGTTCAAGGGCCAGCAGACTGACCAGAAACGGTCACCGGATCAGCCGGTGAACCTGTGGGAACCGGCCGACGAGAACCGGGACGCGGGGGCGCACGGGGCCTTCGACGACCGCTCCAGCGACCGCAGCGCCCAGCTGTGGGCCTCCCAGCACCACGGGCTGCTCGCCGCGGTCGGCGGTGGCCTCCTGGCCGCCGGCGCCGCCTGGGCCCTGGGCCGCCGCTGACCGACCGCGCGCCGGCCCCGGCACGCTGCCCGCCCGAACACGCCGGCCCACACCGCGCCGCCCACCCGGCACGCCGGACGACCGACGTCGCCCACCCGGCACGCCGGACGACTGACCCCGCCCACCCGGCACGCCGGACGACCGGCCGCCGACCCCCCGCTACGCGCACGGCGGCACGTGCGGCGGGCCGGCCTGCGGTTTCGCCTTTGATCTGCTCTTGCGCTCTAACCGCGCCCCACAGCGGATGTGGAAGGGTGCGGCGATCGTCATGGACGCGCCAGCGGCCAGATCGCCGCACCCGGTGCGGCGGGAGCAGCGATCAGTGATGGGCCGGAGCGCACGACATCTGCATCATGAATTTGATCTTGAAGTTCCAGAATTCGATGGTGACTTCGCGCTCCGGCTCGGTTCGGTGATCAGGCGTCGGCCCTGGGGCGGAAGTGTTCGATGTCGGACGGGTCGACGATGACCGCGCTGTGCAGCACCGCCCGCGCGCGACGCGTCGCCGCCTGAGCGATCTCCACATCCCTGCTCGCCGCCTCGATGCCGTCGGCGATCACCTTCGCGGTCGCGTCCCCGTAGGTCCGCGCGTCGTGCACCTCGCGCTCGAAGATCAGCGCTGCCTCGTGCTCCCACAACCGCCCCGCCCGCGCCTCGTTGCGCTCGTAGGCGTTCCCGCGGGAGGCGAACTTCAGCCCGATCGCGGCGCAGTCCAGTGCCACCATCAGCAGCGCGATCCCCAGGTAGTACACGCCGACGCCCCAGAAGTCCGCGCGGACCAGGTGCCACATCGCGGCGGTCCGCGCGCCGAAACCGGCATCGCCGCGGACGGCGTCGGCGTTCGCCGTCCGCTCGGCGTCGAGCAGCGCGGTGAGCCGGGACTGCTCGGCGGCCCGGGCCGCGCGCTCCGGACGCTGGTCGCGCTGCAGGCCGGCGGCCTGCCGATCGAGCGCCGCGGCCTGCTCGTCGAGAGACCGGGAGCGATGGACCAGATGGTCGCAGAAACCCTTGCGCGGGCAGCCGGGGCTGTGGGTGACACCGGAGCCGGCCGAGTCGGCGAGCGCCTGGCGGTACGTGTCGCGGGCGTCGCGGCGCTTCCCGGCAGCCCGGTCGGCGAGGGCGCGGACCGCCGCGTCGTCGTTCTCGGTGTCCGAGCGCAGCTCGGTGAGCCGGGCCCGGTAGTCGGCCACCGCGCCGCCCGCGTCGAGCCGGCCCAGCTGCGCGCTGTGCGTCTCGGCGAGCCGGGCGTCGATCTCGCCGCGGTACCGGGCGAGCATCAGCGGCTCGGTCACCAGCAGGGCGAACAGCAGCGCGAGGGCGATCCGGCCCAGATACAGACCGAGGTGGGGGCGGCGTAGCAGATGCTCCGGGTCGGTGGAGTCCAGCTGGTCGAAGCTGATCGGGACCCGGCCGACGACCGCCCGGTCGTAGGCCACCACACCGATCGCGACGAGCGGACCGACCAGCCACTGGAACCAGGGATGCCGATAGCCGCTGCCGGCGTCGATGAACGCGGCGCCGCCGAGGGTGGCGTACACCGCGTAGAGCAGGATGAAGACGCCGATCGAGCGGTACAGGACGCGGTCCGAGTGGGTCGTCACGCTGCGCGGATTCACATTCGCCACCCGCAGCAGCAGATGCCCGAGGCCGGTGCGCATGCGGTCGAGTCTGGCCGACCGGGGCGTGCCGCGTGCCCGGAACACTCAGATCGGCAGGGCCGGCTCGCTGATCGTGACGGTGACCCGGACCCGGGCGTGCACGGTCTGCAACGCCGGCTCCAACTCCAGGCCGGCCGTCTCGCTCATGGCCCGGGCTCCGGCGACCATCATCGGCGTTCCCTCGGCCGTCGGGACGTCGCTGATGTCGATC
Protein-coding regions in this window:
- a CDS encoding LysR family transcriptional regulator ArgP; its protein translation is MVDQVQLQTFQAVVEQGSFEAAARVLHVTPSAVSQRIKALERAVGQVLVRRAKPCTATEAGQALVRFAGQVALLEREALAQARGGTRVSIVVNADSLNTWFMPVLTRVPGATFEIHTDDQDYTADLLRSGTVMAAVTAENVAVQGCRVEELGAMRYLAVAAPGVDFATAPMIIYNRKDRLQHRFLELAGLTPRDPVVHYVPAAAAFNEAIRLGLGWGTVPEQNARALLDSGEYVQMFPDRFLDVPLYWQYWRIESALLNTLTAAVREAAVSSLRTG
- a CDS encoding SDR family oxidoreductase; this encodes MTRISVVTGASGGIGRAVARRLAARGDTVALLARGEEGLEGAAEDVRRAGGKALTIPVDVADYQAVDAAAERVEKELGPIGLWVNDAFSSVFAPFVEIEMPEFVRTTEVSYLGYVYGTRAALSRMRTRDQGVIVQVGSALAYRGIPLQSAYCGAKHAIQGFTESLRVELLHEKSNVHVTMVQMPAVNTPQFGWVLSRLPRKAQPVPPIYQPEVAARAVEYAADHPKRREYWVGGSTALTLAANAVAPGILDRYLARTGFKGQQTDQKRSPDQPVNLWEPADENRDAGAHGAFDDRSSDRSAQLWASQHHGLLAAVGGGLLAAGAAWALGRR
- a CDS encoding MerR family transcriptional regulator, with amino-acid sequence MRTIGAAARASGLTVSALRFYDSAGVLVPAVVDPDTGYRRYSAEQIRAARLIAGLRRVGMPVAEISRAVADLGHPDRVRDRLDAHLARLEAGLADARTELLRLHTLLDLEEHLMTRITLSAADLRATLAAVRFATTDPIPGTPFPGGVLLEAADGTLTLVATDRYRLAVAATPAAVEGSPARHYLPLDFVDRLLGLTTGTVTLDVDDDSLRATAGDLDLRAAPVAADFPDYRRLVPGPGRRIGVDPAELRELLADAPEVHREHDGATYPVTILAEDPDGGLRLAAESEWSTDAGRHVAVNREFLLQAADAGGPGQLLLELDGPVRPLIIRSAADESRFSLLMPVRG
- a CDS encoding LysE/ArgO family amino acid transporter, coding for MLTSAVAGFAASAVLIIAIGAQNAFVLRQGLRREHVLPIVLTCALSDVLLISAGIAGLGAIIAAQPRLVSAIRWIGAIFLLAYAVLAARRALRPTGSLDPTGRAPATLRATLLTCLAFTYLNPHVYLDTVLLLGSVAQQHAHRWWFGVGAALASLTWFTALGLGARRLAPLLARPNAWRVLDGAIALVMAALGGTLLLQA
- a CDS encoding DUF4407 domain-containing protein, which produces MRTGLGHLLLRVANVNPRSVTTHSDRVLYRSIGVFILLYAVYATLGGAAFIDAGSGYRHPWFQWLVGPLVAIGVVAYDRAVVGRVPISFDQLDSTDPEHLLRRPHLGLYLGRIALALLFALLVTEPLMLARYRGEIDARLAETHSAQLGRLDAGGAVADYRARLTELRSDTENDDAAVRALADRAAGKRRDARDTYRQALADSAGSGVTHSPGCPRKGFCDHLVHRSRSLDEQAAALDRQAAGLQRDQRPERAARAAEQSRLTALLDAERTANADAVRGDAGFGARTAAMWHLVRADFWGVGVYYLGIALLMVALDCAAIGLKFASRGNAYERNEARAGRLWEHEAALIFEREVHDARTYGDATAKVIADGIEAASRDVEIAQAATRRARAVLHSAVIVDPSDIEHFRPRADA
- a CDS encoding class I SAM-dependent methyltransferase, with amino-acid sequence MRSSPPDDDLNTAAAGSSLTGWEFAWLDGLAVAAEPSWSYVEIARPLVRPARSLLDLDTGGGELLAELAPLPACTVAVESWARNTPIARERLAPFGVEVLTELPAGEDEFDVVLSRHGRLPAADIARLLKPGGVLLTQQVGSDDLAELNDALGAPPPHPRRWDAEVAAAALTAAGLRVTDVREEHPALAFRDIRAVVHHLRTVPWQVRNFSPQRYERELARLTAVIRARGEFTARAHRFLLQAQRPTEA